A stretch of Pseudolysobacter antarcticus DNA encodes these proteins:
- a CDS encoding winged helix-turn-helix domain-containing protein: MTGSAAATGSIVFDAVEIDVAGRRLFVDGVETPLEPKAFAVLCLLANHPGRAFGRDEILDAVWGHRHITPGVLNRVITLIRQALGESANAHQYLHTLHGVGYRFDATIKPSLVADDLSLPSVQAIVVSAATNTGVTPPAAVAVTDSVVEHVLSPTRTRATRSLGIFALLVVAAIITYFTLRHAVPVATNTAPVLVVLPLHPVGNTPGDAALAEGLSEELITRLAHIEGLHLISRTSAARAQEDKFDLNQLSERLHVTHALEGSLRQSGDQLRIDLRLIEIPGGRTAWAQDFDRKFADVFSIQREIAQAVAQAMTLKLGLANAVTDAGAEPQWFRDYLELRRKLWEPNNMPEHPELVDKLHALVARAPSYARAHGLLARALVQDLRATSVTDAVRAEAASEAARALELDPDQIDAHVALASLAWRATDWPRCMEEYRRILNLDPTDSILRAIYAARLADLGYGEQALHQVEIGLISDPLNFESNYLRGFFLDMLGRHDEARQSLDATAELRADITPLLVSARMFNAVWRHDFAAAREFALSTPASSPYRDANIAVIDALIDPTRWPQAQAKLESSERVTGRDHFARLLQPNADSATQIAMLERISTLHTSPFGFLLWIPEFSALRQHPAFQDFLRRKHIIDYWRSYGWPPQCKPDGDGARCA; this comes from the coding sequence ATGACGGGAAGTGCGGCGGCAACAGGTTCGATCGTTTTCGATGCGGTCGAAATCGACGTTGCAGGACGGCGCCTGTTTGTCGATGGTGTCGAAACTCCACTCGAACCGAAGGCATTTGCCGTGCTATGCCTGCTCGCCAATCATCCGGGGCGCGCATTCGGCCGCGATGAAATTCTCGATGCGGTGTGGGGCCATCGTCATATCACCCCGGGCGTGCTCAATCGCGTCATTACGTTGATCCGCCAGGCGCTCGGTGAAAGCGCCAACGCCCATCAGTATCTGCACACACTGCATGGCGTCGGTTATCGCTTCGACGCGACGATCAAACCATCGCTGGTTGCAGACGATTTATCGCTGCCATCGGTGCAGGCCATCGTCGTTTCAGCTGCGACAAATACCGGCGTTACTCCACCCGCGGCTGTTGCTGTAACCGATTCCGTGGTCGAGCATGTCTTATCGCCAACGCGCACTCGGGCGACTCGCTCGCTTGGCATTTTCGCGCTGTTGGTGGTCGCCGCAATCATCACGTATTTCACCCTGCGTCACGCAGTGCCGGTGGCGACGAATACTGCGCCGGTGCTGGTGGTACTGCCGCTGCATCCGGTCGGCAATACGCCGGGCGATGCGGCACTCGCCGAAGGACTCAGCGAGGAACTGATCACTCGACTCGCGCATATCGAAGGCCTGCATTTGATCTCGCGCACCTCGGCGGCGCGTGCGCAGGAAGACAAGTTCGACCTCAATCAATTGAGCGAGCGGCTGCACGTTACGCACGCGCTCGAAGGCAGCTTGCGTCAATCCGGCGATCAGTTGCGTATCGATTTGCGCCTGATCGAAATCCCCGGCGGTCGAACCGCGTGGGCGCAGGATTTTGATCGCAAGTTTGCCGATGTGTTTTCGATCCAGCGCGAAATCGCGCAAGCCGTCGCGCAAGCAATGACACTGAAGCTCGGCCTTGCCAATGCTGTGACCGATGCGGGTGCCGAACCGCAATGGTTCCGCGATTACCTTGAGCTGCGCCGCAAATTGTGGGAGCCGAACAATATGCCGGAACATCCGGAATTGGTCGATAAGCTACATGCGCTGGTTGCGCGCGCGCCGAGTTATGCACGCGCGCATGGTTTGCTGGCGCGTGCGCTGGTGCAGGATCTGCGCGCAACATCGGTGACCGATGCTGTTCGCGCCGAGGCGGCAAGCGAAGCGGCGCGCGCGCTTGAGCTGGACCCCGATCAGATCGATGCGCACGTCGCATTGGCTTCATTGGCCTGGCGCGCCACCGACTGGCCGCGTTGCATGGAAGAATACCGGCGCATCCTCAATCTCGATCCGACCGATTCGATCTTGCGCGCGATCTACGCCGCCCGCCTCGCGGATCTGGGCTACGGCGAGCAAGCGCTGCATCAGGTCGAAATCGGCTTGATCTCCGATCCATTGAATTTTGAATCGAATTACCTGCGCGGATTTTTCCTCGACATGCTCGGTCGGCATGACGAGGCTAGACAATCGCTGGATGCGACCGCCGAGCTGCGCGCCGATATAACGCCGCTGCTGGTTTCGGCGCGCATGTTCAATGCCGTCTGGCGCCATGACTTTGCCGCTGCGCGCGAGTTTGCGCTGAGCACGCCGGCAAGCAGTCCTTATCGTGATGCCAATATCGCCGTGATCGACGCCTTGATCGATCCCACGCGCTGGCCGCAGGCACAGGCAAAACTCGAGAGTTCCGAACGCGTCACGGGACGCGATCACTTTGCGCGCCTGCTGCAACCGAATGCCGATAGTGCGACGCAGATCGCCATGCTCGAGAGAATATCGACGCTGCACACTTCGCCGTTTGGTTTTCTGCTGTGGATTCCAGAGTTCTCGGCCTTGCGCCAACACCCCGCTTTCCAGGATTTTCTGCGCCGCAAGCACATCATCGACTACTGGCGCAGTTACGGTTGGCCACCGCAGTGCAAGCCGGATGGCGATGGTGCGCGCTGCGCTTGA
- the parC gene encoding DNA topoisomerase IV subunit A: MNIQSNFEQIPLKDYAERAYLDYSMYVVLDRALPFIGDGLKPVQRRIIYAMSELGLESTAKPKKSARTIGDVIGKFHPHGDSACYEAMVLMAQPFSYRYPLVNGQGNFGSPDDPKSFAAMRYTESKLTPIAELLLQELGQGTVEWTPNFDGTLNEPSWLPARVPHVLLNGSMGIAVGMATDIPPHNLREVASACIRLLDDPEATVRDLCEHIQAPDYPTAAEIISPRSELLTMYETGSGSVRARGMYMKEDGNVVITALPHQVSPSKILEQIAAQMRAKKLPMLEDLRDESDHLNAIRLVLVPRSNRVDVDEMMQHLFATTDLEKSFRVNLNMIGLDGRPQVKNLKVILSEWLRFRTDTVTRRLQHRLAKVERRLHLLEGLRIAFLNLDEVIRIVRTEEEPKPVLMARFKLSEEQTDYILETRLRQLARLEEMKINGERDELEEERARINVLLNSKARLKTLIKDELKADALKYGDVRRSPLVERAVSQALAESALVVSEPLTIVLSEKGWVRAAKGHDVDGASLNYRDGDSLLATTRGRTTQQVAFIDSTGRSYSAAAHSLPSARGNGEPLSGRFSLPTGAHFDTLIAAENEQKLVLASNLGYGFVISFEALVGQKKAGKQILSMDDKARVLLPALVADSARDRIVVATSGGHVLMFSVAELPELDKGGKGNKLIEIPKAKLAEGERLVGIAVVTESRGEVTLYAGSRKLILKWNDLVEYGGNRAGRGGLLPRGFQRVERIETSA; the protein is encoded by the coding sequence ATGAACATCCAGTCGAACTTCGAACAGATTCCGCTCAAGGATTACGCCGAGCGCGCCTACCTTGATTACTCCATGTATGTGGTGCTGGATCGCGCCCTGCCGTTCATCGGCGACGGGCTCAAGCCGGTGCAGCGGCGCATCATTTATGCGATGAGCGAGCTTGGGCTGGAATCCACCGCCAAGCCGAAAAAATCCGCACGCACGATCGGCGACGTGATCGGCAAATTCCATCCGCACGGCGACAGCGCGTGTTACGAGGCGATGGTGCTGATGGCGCAGCCGTTCTCGTATCGTTATCCGCTGGTGAATGGTCAGGGCAACTTCGGTTCGCCGGACGATCCGAAATCGTTTGCGGCAATGCGCTACACGGAATCCAAGCTCACGCCGATCGCGGAATTGCTGCTGCAGGAACTCGGCCAAGGCACGGTCGAGTGGACGCCGAATTTCGACGGCACCTTGAACGAACCATCATGGTTGCCGGCGCGTGTGCCGCATGTTTTGTTGAACGGTTCGATGGGCATTGCGGTCGGCATGGCGACCGATATTCCACCGCACAATTTGCGTGAAGTCGCGAGCGCGTGCATTCGCCTGCTCGATGATCCCGAGGCGACCGTGCGCGATTTGTGCGAGCACATCCAGGCGCCGGATTATCCGACTGCGGCAGAAATTATTTCGCCGCGCAGCGAGCTGCTGACGATGTACGAAACCGGCAGCGGCAGCGTACGTGCGCGTGGCATGTATATGAAAGAAGATGGCAACGTCGTCATCACGGCGCTGCCGCATCAGGTATCGCCGTCGAAAATTCTCGAGCAGATCGCGGCGCAAATGCGCGCGAAAAAACTGCCGATGCTGGAAGACCTGCGCGACGAATCGGATCATCTCAACGCGATCCGTCTCGTGCTGGTGCCGCGCTCAAATCGCGTCGATGTGGACGAGATGATGCAGCATCTTTTCGCCACCACCGATCTGGAAAAAAGTTTCCGCGTCAACCTCAACATGATCGGGCTGGATGGCCGGCCGCAGGTCAAGAATCTCAAGGTGATCCTGAGCGAGTGGCTGCGCTTCCGCACCGATACAGTGACGCGTCGTTTGCAGCATCGGCTGGCCAAGGTCGAGCGTCGCCTGCACTTGCTCGAAGGCTTGCGCATCGCGTTCTTGAATCTTGATGAAGTCATCCGCATCGTGCGCACCGAGGAAGAACCCAAACCGGTATTGATGGCGCGGTTCAAGCTCAGCGAGGAGCAGACCGACTACATTCTCGAAACGCGTTTGCGCCAGCTCGCGCGTCTCGAAGAAATGAAAATCAATGGCGAGCGCGACGAACTCGAAGAAGAGCGCGCACGCATCAACGTGCTGCTGAATTCCAAGGCGCGCCTGAAGACGCTGATCAAGGATGAACTGAAAGCCGACGCGCTGAAATACGGCGACGTGCGCCGCTCGCCACTGGTCGAACGCGCGGTGTCGCAGGCACTCGCCGAAAGTGCGCTGGTGGTGTCCGAACCGCTGACGATCGTGCTGTCCGAAAAAGGCTGGGTGCGCGCGGCGAAAGGTCATGATGTCGATGGTGCAAGCCTGAATTATCGCGATGGCGACAGCCTGCTGGCGACGACACGCGGACGCACCACACAGCAGGTCGCGTTCATCGATTCGACCGGGCGCAGTTATTCGGCGGCGGCACATTCTTTGCCCTCGGCGCGTGGCAACGGCGAGCCGCTGAGTGGACGTTTCAGCCTGCCGACCGGCGCGCATTTCGATACGCTGATCGCCGCCGAGAACGAACAGAAACTCGTGCTCGCATCAAACCTCGGCTACGGATTTGTGATCAGTTTTGAGGCGCTGGTCGGGCAGAAAAAAGCCGGCAAGCAAATCCTCTCGATGGACGATAAAGCGCGCGTACTACTTCCAGCGCTGGTCGCCGATAGCGCGCGCGATCGCATCGTCGTCGCCACCAGCGGCGGCCATGTGCTGATGTTTTCGGTCGCCGAATTGCCCGAACTCGACAAGGGCGGCAAAGGTAACAAACTCATCGAGATTCCCAAGGCAAAACTGGCCGAAGGCGAACGCCTGGTCGGCATCGCCGTGGTGACGGAAAGCCGCGGCGAAGTCACACTGTACGCCGGCAGTCGCAAACTGATTTTGAAGTGGAACGACCTCGTCGAATACGGCGGCAACCGCGCCGGACGCGGCGGTTTGTTGCCACGCGGATTCCAGCGTGTGGAGCGCATCGAAACCAGCGCTTAG
- a CDS encoding MBL fold metallo-hydrolase RNA specificity domain-containing protein — protein MRITFNGAAGGEVTGSCHMLEACGKRILLDCGMVQGSREAEARNLEPFAFDPASIDALVLSHAHIDHIGRVPLLVKRGFTGPIFAQAATCDLLPIMLLDAASLAENAADFANRDRVAGTPEIQPLYTRDDVAAAQKLLRPLPYEIANEILPGVTLRLHDAGHILGSSILELRASESPPRTLIFSGDIGMKGTPILRDPTPAPAADLIVMESTYGDRNHKDRAATVAELGSIFEKARADGGNVVIPAFAVGRSQELLYWFAEHFDDWNLAGWKIFLDSPMAAKVMGVYDHHTELFDTDAAKVWAGRIKPFALPNLHVSASVEDSKAINAVTGGAIIIAGSGMANGGRVRHHIANNLAKPNAHVLFVGYQAAGTLGRLLVNGLTHVKLFGADIPVRAQIHTVGGLSAHADQQSLVEWYAASPNHPPVALVHGEDSARNAFSTLLHDRFGTTVTLPQSGMTHDI, from the coding sequence ATGCGGATCACTTTTAATGGTGCGGCGGGCGGCGAAGTTACGGGTTCATGTCATATGCTCGAAGCGTGTGGCAAACGCATCCTGCTCGACTGCGGCATGGTGCAGGGCAGTCGCGAAGCCGAGGCGCGCAACCTGGAGCCGTTTGCGTTCGATCCTGCGAGCATCGACGCGCTGGTGCTGAGCCATGCGCATATCGATCACATCGGTCGCGTGCCGCTGCTGGTCAAGCGCGGTTTTACCGGGCCGATCTTCGCCCAAGCAGCGACCTGCGATCTGCTACCGATCATGCTGCTGGATGCAGCATCACTGGCCGAGAACGCGGCGGATTTCGCCAATCGCGATCGCGTCGCCGGCACACCGGAAATACAACCGCTATACACCCGTGACGATGTGGCCGCGGCGCAGAAATTGTTGCGCCCGCTGCCTTATGAAATCGCCAACGAAATTCTCCCCGGCGTGACGCTGCGTCTGCATGACGCCGGCCATATTCTCGGCTCCAGCATCTTGGAATTGCGGGCGAGCGAATCCCCGCCCAGAACTCTGATTTTTTCCGGCGACATCGGCATGAAAGGCACGCCGATCTTGCGCGATCCGACGCCGGCGCCAGCGGCTGATCTGATCGTGATGGAGTCCACTTACGGTGATCGCAACCACAAGGATCGCGCTGCGACAGTGGCCGAGCTCGGATCGATTTTCGAGAAGGCACGCGCCGACGGCGGCAACGTTGTGATCCCGGCGTTCGCAGTGGGCCGCAGCCAGGAGTTGTTGTACTGGTTTGCTGAGCATTTCGACGACTGGAATCTTGCCGGCTGGAAGATTTTCCTCGACAGCCCGATGGCCGCCAAAGTGATGGGTGTTTACGATCATCACACGGAGTTGTTCGACACCGATGCCGCGAAAGTGTGGGCGGGACGGATCAAGCCGTTTGCGTTGCCGAACCTTCATGTCAGCGCAAGCGTTGAGGACAGCAAGGCGATCAATGCTGTGACGGGCGGCGCGATCATCATCGCCGGGTCAGGCATGGCCAATGGTGGTCGCGTTCGCCATCACATTGCGAACAATCTCGCCAAGCCAAACGCGCATGTATTGTTCGTCGGCTATCAGGCCGCGGGCACGCTCGGTCGCCTGCTGGTGAATGGTCTGACTCACGTCAAGCTGTTCGGTGCAGACATCCCGGTGCGGGCGCAAATTCATACTGTCGGTGGTCTCTCCGCGCATGCCGACCAACAAAGTCTGGTCGAGTGGTATGCCGCAAGTCCGAACCATCCACCGGTAGCTCTCGTGCATGGCGAGGATTCGGCGCGCAACGCGTTTTCGACGCTCTTGCACGACCGCTTCGGCACGACCGTCACGCTACCGCAATCCGGTATGACCCACGACATATGA